A stretch of Alkalicella caledoniensis DNA encodes these proteins:
- a CDS encoding Mu transposase domain-containing protein has product MEELNARGKNFISQWNDKVHSTTRRVPNEFFENEEIHCLLPLPRDRFRMGQLQKRLISNDSYIHINTNKYSVPVKYATKELQFRIVYGFRIELFTLQSEFLMSLESQKGKYGTLKDPAHYEAISVRASKSIPQIKRDFVNTFKYGQAYFDAANGILQQPSYHARKILELLDLYEAEVLDKIMAYAIAKDVIDIKSIKELIKNDFFKIILDSSNQVASSIQTSEIEGITRSCDYYESQEVTPI; this is encoded by the coding sequence ATGGAAGAGCTAAATGCAAGGGGAAAAAACTTTATTAGCCAATGGAACGATAAAGTGCACTCAACAACTAGAAGAGTTCCAAATGAGTTTTTTGAAAACGAGGAAATTCATTGTCTTCTCCCATTACCTAGAGATAGATTTAGGATGGGTCAACTTCAAAAAAGACTCATTAGTAATGATAGCTACATACATATAAACACAAACAAGTATAGTGTCCCAGTTAAATATGCTACAAAAGAGCTTCAGTTCAGGATTGTTTATGGATTTAGAATTGAGCTTTTCACCTTACAGTCTGAATTCCTTATGTCATTAGAATCGCAAAAGGGGAAATACGGAACACTTAAAGATCCTGCTCATTATGAAGCGATATCCGTAAGGGCAAGCAAGTCAATTCCACAAATCAAAAGAGACTTTGTAAACACCTTTAAGTATGGACAAGCATATTTTGATGCAGCTAATGGCATACTTCAACAGCCAAGCTATCATGCCAGAAAGATCCTTGAATTACTGGACCTATATGAAGCAGAAGTTCTTGATAAAATAATGGCATATGCTATCGCTAAGGATGTGATTGATATTAAATCAATTAAAGAGTTAATTAAAAATGATTTCTTTAAGATCATTCTTGATAGTTCTAATCAGGTTGCCTCCTCTATTCAAACAAGTGAAATTGAAGGGATCACAAGAAGTTGTGACTACTATGAGAGTCAGGAGGTAACACCAATATGA
- a CDS encoding ATP-binding protein, with translation MINRKVAYDDIYINDKLKDFKLVDIRENYQRIIDEAIKEKLGYKDFLIRLIQTEEEGKRKRLTEKLTMKAGFDFIKTLDEIEYSFNETINFQKVKELGTLSFMDRNENIIIIGPPGVGKSMIATGIGINACRAGKSVMFFNAKELMDKLSDAAKKDTLKQTLKSLSKVQLLVIDELSYLKMDKEKGGH, from the coding sequence ATGATAAATAGAAAAGTTGCCTATGATGATATATATATTAATGATAAATTAAAGGACTTTAAGTTAGTTGATATCCGAGAAAACTACCAAAGAATTATCGATGAAGCTATCAAAGAGAAACTTGGGTACAAAGACTTTCTAATTAGGTTAATTCAGACTGAGGAAGAAGGAAAAAGAAAACGACTAACAGAAAAGCTTACTATGAAAGCTGGCTTTGATTTCATCAAAACCTTAGATGAAATAGAGTACAGTTTTAATGAAACGATAAATTTCCAAAAGGTAAAAGAGCTCGGCACTCTATCCTTTATGGACAGAAATGAAAATATCATTATCATCGGTCCTCCAGGAGTGGGTAAAAGTATGATTGCAACAGGTATAGGTATCAACGCATGTAGAGCAGGAAAGTCAGTTATGTTTTTTAATGCTAAGGAACTTATGGACAAGTTATCAGATGCAGCCAAGAAAGATACTTTAAAGCAGACACTGAAGTCCTTGAGTAAGGTACAACTTTTAGTCATAGATGAGTTATCTTACCTAAAAATGGACAAAGAAAAAGGAGGGCACTGA
- the istA gene encoding IS21 family transposase, giving the protein MKNLQQWAAVQELHKQKVPKLQISKQLGISRNTVKRLIKLKKEPKYTRASYPSKVDMYMDEIILWRTSPEFFFNGTRIYEELKQRGYDGSINPIYRALKKIDEVKREVSRRATVRIETPPGDQAQFDWSEYKVFVNDRIETVYCLSMILAASRKKALCFSLTVDAEAIYEAIQELFEDLSGITQELLIDNPKALVIENNPRKGNELKYNEYALLLAKHLGTELNACNCYWPRTKGYVKTFVM; this is encoded by the coding sequence GTGAAAAATTTGCAGCAGTGGGCAGCAGTGCAGGAACTACACAAGCAGAAAGTCCCTAAATTACAAATCTCTAAGCAACTGGGAATATCTCGTAATACTGTTAAAAGGCTAATCAAGTTAAAAAAAGAGCCTAAGTATACAAGAGCAAGTTACCCCTCAAAGGTTGACATGTATATGGATGAGATAATTTTATGGCGAACATCACCAGAATTCTTCTTTAATGGCACTAGAATATATGAGGAGTTGAAACAACGAGGTTATGATGGCTCAATCAACCCAATTTACAGGGCTCTAAAGAAGATTGACGAAGTAAAGCGTGAGGTATCCAGACGAGCAACAGTTAGAATTGAAACACCCCCCGGTGACCAAGCTCAATTTGATTGGTCTGAATACAAGGTATTTGTTAATGATAGAATTGAGACAGTATATTGCTTGTCAATGATTCTTGCAGCCAGCAGAAAAAAGGCTCTTTGCTTCTCTCTTACAGTTGATGCTGAAGCCATTTACGAGGCTATTCAGGAATTGTTCGAAGACTTAAGTGGAATTACACAGGAACTCCTAATTGATAATCCTAAAGCACTAGTAATTGAGAACAACCCTAGGAAAGGAAATGAACTAAAGTACAATGAATACGCATTACTTCTAGCTAAGCACTTAGGGACAGAACTTAACGCATGCAACTGTTACTGGCCAAGAACTAAAGGTTATGTTAAGACTTTCGTTATGTAA
- a CDS encoding PHP domain-containing protein, which produces MKIDVHAHTLKTKSGDSPKRNVDPDSFAEIIKATDVKILAITNHNYFDLEQFEQIVEKTTGICQIWPGVELDVVEEDRRGHILIIVNPENAGVLYERMTSLIEGTKFDKFTITIEDTVKHFDSLDSVFIPHYLTKKPCLIDDDINKMESLISNKNRLIKEATNSISAGIYVSHGHKSIYGSDVHDWSLYTEEAEKLPELRLPVESFNQFCLLLDKNAPSINTLLDLKSKDTIKLEPFGPTESITLDIYNDINILFGSKGTGKTEILRSISDYYNSKGLKTSVFESSRDNLGTMYDIKGNDLNLTLESMNIESCSDEINILKNASEENITSLTNYLRFFSSRINNQRANSIKIKDYPISDLTTISRKFDEVIDTHDKISGLLEYAIDNRILEEILKSELYEELKLILEKVFGAIKSERESRFVNMMSTELYNNLISVFNTEIAKKTGRPAKPTTTGFSKYAGNRVNLEHSVKKIRKSMNKEINSISEYVGDLGVKGDLYCKTDIFTQDGTISNGNYNTLKGTKKTPQKEFANIITKIEERLYSSDLFVELSEFNDINGIEEIVDIDDLLLFHRYFAIDNNLYSPSNGEASMLLLHKELSEDKEIYLLDEPEKSLGNDYINDIIVPLIQERAKLGKKVVIATHDANIAVRTLPYCSVYRKHEITNYSTFIGNPFSDNLIEVNKPDNILNWKEVSMKTLEGGKEAFGERGKIYGN; this is translated from the coding sequence ATGAAAATTGATGTACATGCACATACTCTTAAAACAAAATCTGGTGATTCACCAAAACGGAATGTCGATCCAGATTCATTTGCTGAGATTATTAAAGCAACAGACGTGAAAATATTAGCTATAACAAATCACAATTACTTTGACTTAGAACAATTTGAACAAATAGTTGAAAAAACTACTGGCATTTGTCAAATATGGCCTGGTGTTGAATTAGATGTTGTTGAAGAAGATAGGAGAGGACATATATTAATAATTGTAAATCCGGAAAATGCAGGTGTTTTGTATGAAAGAATGACCAGTTTAATTGAAGGTACTAAGTTTGATAAATTTACAATAACCATTGAGGATACGGTTAAACATTTTGATAGTTTAGATAGTGTTTTTATTCCTCATTATCTTACTAAAAAGCCTTGTTTGATTGATGATGACATTAATAAAATGGAATCATTAATTTCTAATAAAAATCGACTTATCAAGGAGGCTACTAACTCAATATCAGCAGGAATTTATGTAAGCCATGGCCATAAATCAATTTATGGTTCAGATGTTCATGACTGGAGCTTATATACTGAAGAGGCTGAAAAGCTACCAGAGCTTAGACTGCCTGTGGAATCATTTAATCAATTCTGTTTGCTGTTAGATAAAAATGCACCATCAATTAATACTTTACTAGATCTAAAAAGTAAAGACACTATTAAGCTGGAGCCATTCGGACCAACTGAATCTATTACATTGGATATTTACAATGATATAAATATATTATTTGGTTCAAAGGGTACAGGAAAAACAGAAATACTTAGGTCAATATCTGACTACTACAATAGCAAAGGGCTAAAAACATCTGTTTTTGAGTCTAGTCGAGACAACCTGGGTACTATGTATGACATAAAGGGGAATGATTTAAATCTAACGCTTGAATCAATGAACATAGAATCATGCTCCGATGAAATCAATATACTGAAAAATGCATCAGAAGAGAATATCACAAGTCTTACTAATTACTTAAGGTTCTTTTCCTCTCGAATCAATAATCAAAGAGCTAATAGCATTAAGATTAAAGACTATCCGATCTCAGACTTAACAACGATAAGTAGGAAGTTTGATGAAGTTATTGACACACATGACAAAATCAGTGGTTTACTTGAGTATGCAATTGATAACAGAATACTTGAAGAGATATTAAAATCAGAGCTATATGAAGAACTAAAGTTAATTCTTGAAAAAGTCTTTGGAGCTATAAAGAGTGAGCGTGAATCAAGATTTGTAAATATGATGTCCACAGAGTTATACAATAATTTGATCTCGGTATTTAATACTGAAATTGCTAAAAAAACTGGACGGCCAGCAAAACCAACGACTACTGGTTTCAGTAAGTATGCAGGGAATCGAGTAAACCTTGAACATAGCGTTAAGAAAATACGAAAAAGCATGAATAAGGAAATTAACTCTATTAGCGAATATGTAGGTGATTTAGGTGTTAAGGGAGACCTATATTGCAAGACGGATATATTTACCCAGGATGGAACGATTTCTAATGGAAATTACAATACTCTAAAAGGAACAAAAAAGACTCCTCAGAAAGAATTCGCGAATATAATTACTAAAATAGAAGAACGATTGTATTCAAGTGATCTATTTGTAGAATTATCTGAGTTTAATGATATTAACGGTATTGAAGAGATTGTTGATATAGATGATTTACTGTTATTTCATAGGTACTTTGCAATAGATAATAATCTATACTCGCCTTCTAATGGTGAAGCTTCAATGCTACTCTTACATAAGGAATTGAGTGAAGATAAAGAAATTTATCTACTTGACGAGCCAGAAAAAAGTTTAGGAAATGACTATATCAACGATATAATAGTTCCCTTAATTCAAGAACGAGCTAAACTTGGGAAAAAAGTCGTAATTGCAACACATGATGCAAACATAGCAGTCAGAACTTTACCATATTGTTCTGTATATCGAAAACACGAAATAACCAATTATAGTACATTCATTGGAAATCCTTTTTCAGATAATCTAATTGAAGTAAATAAACCTGATAATATACTTAACTGGAAAGAAGTAAGCATGAAAACACTTGAAGGAGGTAAGGAAGCGTTTGGTGAAAGGGGGAAAATATATGGTAACTAG
- a CDS encoding IS1182 family transposase, whose amino-acid sequence MIQNQQSMILSPYMEIYNLVVPKENLLRRINDLVDFSFVYGELKDKYCHNNGRNAIDPIRMFKYLLLKTIYDLSDVDVVERSKYDMSFKYFLNMAPEESVIEPSSLTKFRKLRLENINLLDMLINKTVEIAIEKEIIKSKSIIVDATHTRARYNQKSPREILMDRSKKLRKVIYQIDETMKDKFPTKNTTDALEAEIDYCHKLIEVVEKEDAFAQYPKVKEQLNLLKESVADDIEHLQISQDQDARIGHKSADTSFFGYKTHIAISEERIITAATVTTGEKNDGKQLETLIEKSVKAGMKVETVIGDAAYSEKGNIEYTKEKKIKLVAKLNPSVTQGFRKKEDEFDFNKDAGMYICKAGHMAIRKARQGKKKFSTNQTDTYYFDIEKCKVCHLKEGCYKSGAKSKTYSVSIKSDEHTEQAKFQESDYFKEKSKERYKIEAKNSELKHRHGYDVSKSSGLIGMEMQGAMSIFTVNLKRILKIMD is encoded by the coding sequence ATGATACAAAATCAACAGTCAATGATTTTAAGTCCATATATGGAGATATATAATTTGGTCGTTCCAAAGGAAAATTTACTCCGTAGAATTAATGATCTGGTCGACTTCTCTTTTGTTTATGGTGAGCTTAAAGATAAATATTGCCATAATAACGGTAGAAATGCTATCGATCCCATTCGCATGTTTAAGTATTTATTACTAAAAACGATTTATGACTTGTCGGATGTAGATGTGGTGGAACGCTCAAAATATGACATGTCCTTTAAGTATTTTCTAAATATGGCTCCTGAAGAGTCGGTGATAGAGCCAAGTTCTCTTACGAAATTTCGAAAACTACGCTTAGAAAATATAAACTTATTGGATATGCTTATCAATAAAACTGTTGAAATAGCCATTGAAAAGGAAATCATCAAAAGTAAATCCATTATCGTGGATGCCACCCACACAAGAGCGCGCTACAATCAAAAATCCCCCAGAGAAATTCTGATGGATCGGTCTAAAAAGCTGAGAAAAGTTATTTATCAGATAGATGAAACTATGAAGGATAAATTTCCTACCAAAAACACAACAGATGCCTTAGAAGCTGAAATAGACTATTGCCACAAGCTTATTGAGGTGGTTGAAAAGGAAGATGCTTTTGCTCAATATCCAAAAGTAAAGGAACAATTGAACCTTTTAAAAGAATCAGTTGCTGATGATATTGAACACTTACAAATATCTCAGGATCAAGATGCAAGAATAGGTCATAAAAGTGCCGATACATCATTTTTTGGTTACAAAACCCATATTGCCATAAGCGAAGAAAGAATTATTACAGCTGCAACAGTTACAACCGGAGAAAAAAATGATGGGAAACAATTAGAAACACTGATAGAAAAAAGTGTAAAAGCTGGGATGAAAGTTGAAACTGTTATCGGTGATGCTGCATATTCTGAAAAAGGCAACATTGAATATACAAAAGAGAAAAAAATAAAATTAGTCGCCAAATTAAACCCATCTGTAACACAAGGTTTCCGAAAAAAAGAAGATGAATTCGATTTTAATAAAGATGCTGGAATGTATATATGTAAGGCTGGCCATATGGCTATACGTAAAGCTCGCCAAGGGAAGAAAAAATTTTCCACTAATCAAACAGACACATACTATTTTGATATAGAAAAGTGTAAGGTATGCCATTTAAAAGAAGGGTGCTATAAATCTGGAGCTAAAAGTAAGACCTATTCCGTAAGCATCAAATCTGACGAACATACCGAGCAGGCGAAATTCCAAGAAAGTGATTACTTTAAAGAAAAATCTAAAGAGCGCTATAAAATAGAAGCAAAAAATAGTGAATTAAAACATAGACACGGGTATGATGTTTCAAAATCCTCGGGTCTAATTGGCATGGAGATGCAGGGAGCTATGTCAATATTTACGGTAAACCTAAAAAGAATTTTAAAAATAATGGATTAA
- a CDS encoding site-specific integrase — protein sequence MITDFKTLITLCEDELNIRQYNASYQRSILAEWGNLTKWMTLNKFKDFTESIGFQYLDETLGTHISVKGLANGKKLRLRAVRMLSSYQKDGDFEFRTPRIERVFYGDIGNEMLLYLSYLRSEKNLSESTLKNKEQYLYDFFCYLEKKSLKLNNLSVETMEDFFSSMKYSLASRHNCGSALRIYFRYAYENGISKSDSSLLILKDNYNHNCKLPTTYEEDEIRTIISSVERTSATGKRDYLILLLAAEYGWRSNDIVNFQFNQIDWEKNIVCFNQHKTDMAVEYPLLSSIGNAIIDYLKHGRPSTDVQEIIVSTESSKRGRPLSTPTIHSIVTKYMRKANIKNWKNKKHGPHSLRHSLATNMLKKNVSMPIISSVLGHQNTETTKIYLKVDIEKLRLCPLSLPIISSKHYMAGRCKHE from the coding sequence ATGATAACAGATTTTAAGACATTGATTACTTTGTGTGAAGATGAGTTGAACATTCGGCAGTATAATGCTTCATATCAGCGAAGTATCCTAGCGGAGTGGGGGAATCTTACAAAATGGATGACTTTAAACAAGTTTAAGGATTTTACCGAGTCTATTGGTTTCCAATACTTAGATGAGACTTTAGGGACCCATATTTCTGTCAAGGGTCTAGCGAACGGTAAAAAGCTACGTTTACGTGCAGTCCGTATGCTCTCTTCTTATCAAAAGGATGGTGATTTTGAATTCCGTACGCCACGAATTGAGAGAGTTTTTTATGGAGATATAGGCAATGAAATGTTATTGTATCTATCCTACCTTAGAAGTGAAAAAAATCTTTCTGAGAGTACACTCAAAAATAAGGAACAGTATTTATATGATTTCTTCTGTTATCTAGAAAAAAAATCGCTTAAATTGAATAATCTTTCTGTTGAAACAATGGAGGATTTTTTTAGTTCTATGAAATATTCACTCGCATCTAGGCACAACTGCGGTTCAGCGCTACGCATTTATTTTAGATATGCATATGAAAATGGAATTTCCAAATCAGACAGTTCGTTGTTAATTTTAAAAGATAATTACAACCATAACTGTAAGCTCCCCACAACTTACGAAGAAGACGAAATTCGCACAATCATTTCCTCAGTTGAGCGAACCTCTGCCACTGGGAAAAGGGATTATTTGATTTTGCTCCTTGCCGCTGAATATGGATGGCGATCAAATGATATTGTGAACTTTCAGTTTAACCAAATAGACTGGGAGAAAAATATCGTTTGTTTCAACCAACATAAAACTGATATGGCAGTAGAATATCCTCTACTATCTTCAATTGGTAATGCCATTATTGACTATTTGAAGCACGGTAGGCCGTCAACAGATGTACAGGAAATCATCGTTTCCACAGAATCATCAAAAAGGGGTCGGCCACTTTCAACACCGACGATACATTCTATTGTAACGAAGTACATGCGTAAGGCAAACATAAAGAACTGGAAAAACAAGAAACACGGTCCACATTCTCTACGCCACAGCCTAGCTACAAACATGCTAAAAAAGAATGTATCTATGCCCATAATCAGTTCCGTGCTTGGACACCAGAATACTGAAACAACCAAGATATATCTGAAAGTAGATATCGAAAAGTTACGATTATGCCCACTTTCCTTGCCAATAATATCTTCAAAACATTACATGGCAGGGAGGTGTAAGCATGAGTAG
- a CDS encoding tyrosine-type recombinase/integrase, with protein MSRPMFKSIFSEEMYHYLDHMVATGHKEVSFCKHLRLFDRFCTENEILQPVFNSQHAMKWIQRKENEASTTHYSRINGIKQFLIYLCRKGYEIFVTRDVCFKQTDFQPYIYAEDEIARYFHAVDTYESARNRKDSIQLPILFRLLYCCGTRINETLGIRKQDVDLEDGIIKLFETKNNNERYIVLNEEMAGLMCQYAQKCFYLLDEKDYIFTKSNGSRLDGEALYERHRLFLQKARIPYIGGGRGPRLHDWRHTFSVQSFKQMVDSGLDMYVALPILSSYLGHKTIYATERYVRLTMSLYPYIEDRFKDKVNKVFGEVDKHEIH; from the coding sequence ATGAGTAGACCAATGTTTAAATCTATTTTTTCTGAGGAAATGTATCATTATTTAGACCATATGGTAGCAACGGGTCATAAAGAAGTAAGTTTTTGCAAGCATTTACGGCTGTTTGACCGATTTTGTACTGAAAATGAAATACTTCAGCCAGTATTCAATAGTCAACATGCAATGAAATGGATTCAACGGAAAGAAAACGAAGCTAGTACCACCCATTATTCTCGAATCAATGGAATTAAGCAATTTCTGATCTATCTCTGTCGTAAAGGATATGAAATCTTTGTGACAAGAGATGTATGTTTCAAGCAAACAGATTTCCAACCATATATTTATGCGGAAGATGAGATAGCAAGATATTTTCATGCAGTTGATACATATGAATCTGCACGTAATCGTAAGGACAGCATTCAACTACCAATCCTTTTCCGATTACTCTACTGCTGTGGAACTAGAATTAACGAAACGCTTGGTATCAGAAAACAGGATGTGGACCTTGAGGATGGAATCATTAAGCTATTTGAAACAAAGAACAATAATGAGCGTTATATCGTGTTAAACGAAGAGATGGCCGGTCTTATGTGTCAGTATGCACAAAAATGTTTTTACCTTTTAGATGAAAAAGACTATATATTTACCAAGTCTAATGGAAGCCGATTAGATGGTGAGGCTCTTTATGAACGTCATAGGCTTTTCCTTCAAAAAGCAAGAATTCCGTATATTGGTGGAGGAAGAGGTCCAAGACTGCACGACTGGCGTCATACTTTTTCTGTGCAATCATTTAAGCAAATGGTTGATTCTGGCCTAGATATGTACGTAGCGCTCCCCATTCTATCCAGTTATCTCGGCCACAAAACAATATATGCTACTGAGAGATATGTTCGACTGACAATGAGTCTGTATCCGTATATTGAGGATCGTTTTAAAGACAAAGTAAATAAGGTGTTCGGCGAGGTGGACAAACATGAAATCCACTGA
- a CDS encoding tyrosine-type recombinase/integrase, whose protein sequence is MKSTDFAMYLNKYFTVYLPNVKGMTPLTIDSYRYTFILFLTCLQEELNISANRVQMSDLSYKNVLLFLEWLQKQRLNSISTRNQRQAAINSFVRFLMYEFPECLDNYQRIVGIPIKKAPQKEISYMKTDGVKLMMSQIDVASSGGLRDYVMLSLLYTTGMRVSELISIRVKDLSLYEPYTLLLRGKGHKSRYVPLMKDIIPFIHQYLVQEGYDRQEKLSEWLFKNHMKSQLTRQGINYLVGKYAKRAREINSEIIPADFSPHKMRHTTAMGLVDSGVDLIYIRDLLGHVSVKTTEVYAKAEVSRKREAIEAASKEIVPPEKAQWDNNTDLKQWLKTFNR, encoded by the coding sequence ATGAAATCCACTGATTTTGCAATGTACCTTAACAAATATTTTACCGTTTACCTTCCAAATGTTAAGGGTATGACACCATTAACAATTGATTCTTACAGATACACTTTTATACTTTTCTTGACGTGCTTGCAGGAAGAACTTAATATTTCTGCAAACAGAGTACAGATGTCTGACCTTTCGTATAAGAACGTACTTCTATTCCTGGAATGGCTTCAGAAACAACGTCTAAACAGTATATCAACAAGGAACCAGAGGCAGGCAGCAATCAATAGTTTTGTAAGGTTTCTAATGTATGAATTTCCTGAGTGTCTAGATAATTATCAACGAATCGTAGGGATTCCGATAAAAAAAGCACCGCAGAAAGAAATATCCTACATGAAAACAGATGGGGTAAAATTAATGATGTCTCAGATAGATGTCGCTTCTTCTGGAGGGTTGCGAGATTATGTCATGTTGTCCCTTCTCTATACTACAGGCATGCGTGTCAGCGAACTCATAAGTATCCGGGTAAAAGATTTATCCCTTTATGAACCATACACGCTTTTACTTCGCGGTAAAGGGCATAAAAGCCGCTATGTACCACTTATGAAGGATATCATTCCTTTCATCCACCAATATTTAGTACAAGAAGGATATGATAGGCAAGAAAAACTTAGTGAATGGTTGTTTAAGAACCATATGAAAAGCCAATTAACTAGACAGGGTATAAATTACCTTGTCGGTAAATATGCGAAACGTGCTAGAGAAATTAATTCGGAGATAATTCCAGCGGATTTTAGTCCTCACAAAATGAGACATACAACGGCTATGGGACTCGTTGATTCTGGGGTTGACCTAATTTACATACGGGATTTACTAGGTCATGTCAGTGTTAAAACTACGGAAGTTTACGCAAAAGCAGAAGTAAGCAGAAAGCGTGAAGCTATTGAAGCTGCTAGCAAGGAGATTGTTCCACCGGAAAAAGCACAATGGGATAACAATACTGATTTAAAACAGTGGCTAAAAACATTCAACCGCTGA
- a CDS encoding IS1182 family transposase — protein MSFIKGTDRKQKTMFPDCIEDYIGEDNPVRVIDEYVELVNMSAFTKSKEHRRGAPGYHPSVLLKLYLYGYVNGIRSSRKLETESHRNIEVVWLLQKLKPDFKTIADFRKENKTQLKQVFKDFTKLCKDLKLLGEEFIAIDGTKIQANNSKKNNFSKKKIQRHKQYIEDKVNSYLDLLESSDKDDSPKLKYTPEEIQQKIEKLKERKIKFEELEKKLQDSECNEVSTVDEDARLMDNKNNGVTVAYNIQTAVDSKHSIIVAYDVTNNPADQGNLNSLAEETKDIFGKRKLEVAADKGYYQADDLMKCERNQTTVYLPKQSYSNATGDKDFYGDKFTYVPEKDLYICPLGHELRRINHKSKEPKRIKYRNYDACKNCESKSKCTTAAKGRIINRSPSQDFLDTIDARTEANMDKYLQRQMIVEHPYGTIKRTMNAGYFLTRGMDSVTTETALVLLAYNFKRVINIIGVKELLRILVALRPILSLCFYRFKSYCSKRQEIYS, from the coding sequence TTGTCATTTATAAAAGGTACAGATAGAAAGCAAAAAACAATGTTTCCTGACTGCATAGAAGATTACATAGGTGAGGATAATCCCGTTAGAGTAATTGATGAATACGTAGAACTGGTCAATATGAGTGCATTCACTAAATCAAAGGAACACCGCAGAGGTGCACCAGGATATCATCCCTCTGTTTTATTGAAGTTATATCTATACGGGTATGTAAATGGCATAAGATCATCTAGAAAGCTAGAAACAGAATCTCACAGGAATATAGAAGTGGTTTGGCTATTACAAAAACTAAAACCTGATTTTAAAACAATAGCTGATTTCAGGAAAGAAAATAAAACTCAGCTAAAACAAGTTTTCAAGGATTTTACTAAGTTGTGTAAGGATCTCAAACTATTAGGCGAGGAATTCATAGCAATAGATGGGACTAAAATTCAAGCTAATAATTCAAAGAAGAATAATTTCTCAAAGAAAAAAATACAGAGACACAAGCAATATATCGAAGATAAGGTTAATTCCTATCTAGATTTGTTAGAAAGCAGTGACAAAGACGATTCACCTAAACTTAAGTATACACCTGAAGAAATTCAGCAAAAAATTGAAAAACTCAAGGAGCGTAAAATTAAATTTGAAGAGTTGGAAAAAAAACTACAGGATAGCGAATGTAATGAAGTATCTACAGTTGACGAAGATGCTAGGCTTATGGACAACAAAAACAATGGTGTTACTGTAGCATATAACATACAAACAGCTGTAGACTCTAAGCATAGTATTATAGTGGCATATGATGTTACAAACAATCCCGCAGATCAAGGCAATCTAAATTCACTTGCAGAAGAAACTAAAGATATATTTGGAAAAAGGAAACTCGAAGTAGCAGCAGATAAAGGCTATTACCAAGCAGACGATCTTATGAAATGTGAGAGAAACCAAACAACAGTCTATTTGCCAAAACAGTCGTATTCTAACGCCACAGGAGACAAAGATTTCTACGGAGATAAATTTACTTATGTGCCTGAAAAAGATTTATATATTTGTCCTTTAGGACATGAACTTCGCAGAATAAATCACAAATCAAAAGAACCAAAGAGAATAAAATATAGAAACTACGATGCCTGTAAAAACTGTGAATCAAAAAGCAAATGTACCACTGCAGCTAAAGGCAGGATAATAAATCGATCACCTAGCCAAGATTTTTTGGATACTATAGATGCTAGAACAGAAGCAAATATGGACAAATACCTACAAAGACAGATGATTGTTGAGCATCCTTATGGAACCATCAAAAGGACAATGAATGCTGGGTATTTTTTAACAAGAGGGATGGATTCTGTAACTACAGAGACAGCCCTAGTTTTGCTAGCCTATAATTTTAAAAGAGTAATAAATATTATAGGTGTGAAAGAACTACTAAGGATATTAGTAGCTCTTAGACCCATTTTATCATTGTGTTTTTATAGGTTTAAATCATATTGCTCCAAAAGACAGGAAATTTACAGCTAA